From the genome of Persephonella atlantica:
CGGTGGCATATACGACCATGTAGGTTTTGGTTTTCATAGATACTCAACAGATGAGAGATGGTTCCTGCCCCATTTTGAAAAGATGCTTTATGACCAGGGAATGCTCCTGATGGCATATGCAGAAGGATACTTTCTAACAGGAGAAAATCTGTTTAGAGAGACAGTAGATGAGATATTTCAGTATCTAACAAGAGAGATGCTTTCCTTAGAAGGAGGTTTTTATTCAGCGGAAGATGCTGACAGTGAAGGGGAAGAAGGAAAGTTTTATGTGTGGAGTTATGAGGAGCTGAAGCAGATTATAAAAGAAGATTTCAGACTGTTTGAAACTATTTTTAATATCACGCTAGAGGGAAATTATAGAGAAGAACATACAGGAAAGCCTACAGGAAAAAATATACTGTATATGAAAAAAACTGTAAAGGAGCTGGCCAGAGAGCTGAAAATATCCGAAGAAGAGCTGAAAGACAAAATAGAAAACTGGAGAAAAAGGCTGTTTTCAGAAAGGAAAAAAAGAGTTCATCCTCTAAAAGACACAAAGATACTGACAGACTGGAACGGCCTTGTTATTGCTGGTCTTTCTGTTGCTTCAGGGATAGACAAAAAGTATCTGAAAACTGCCAGAAAAGCGGTAGATTTTATTTTAAAAAACATGAAGCAGTCAGATGGAAGGCTGCTCCACAGGTATAAAGACGGCGTAGCTGAGATAGACGGGTTTTTGTCTGATTATGCGTACTTTATATGGGGACTTATTGAGCTTTATGAAAAATCTTTTGAGGAAAAGTATCTTATAGAAGCTGTTAACTTTACAGAAACAGTGATAAAACATTTTTATGACAGTAAAGGCGGATTTTTTGACACTCCAGACTTTGGAGAAGAGCTGATTGTCAGACCGAAAGAAAGTTATGACGGAGCTATTCCTTCAGCAAACTCTGTAATGGTATACAACCTTTTCAGGCTTTACAGATTAACAGGCAACATACTGTATAAAAACTTAGCAGAAAAAAGTCTGGACTGTTTCTCAGAAAAGATAAACAGTATTCCCAGCGGCTACAGTATGATGGTGCTTGCCCACATGTGGCAGACTACCCCTGGAAGAGATATAGTAATAACAGGAGAAAGAGCAGAGGAGATAACAGATAGGCTTATCAGAAAATTTGCACCTTTTGATACAGTAATTGTCAAGAAAAATTCCCAGATAGACAGTATATCTTCTCATTTCAAAAATATACAACCCTCCAAAGAACTGAAGGTTTATCTGTGCGAAAACTTCAGCTGCAGCAGTCCTTTAACAGATATAAGAGAGATTGAAGAAAAATTGATAGAGAAAAGCTGAGATTATAGTTTTATAATTATAAAAAACTGCTTAACAGGGAGAGATGTTGCTTAAATTACTGATTGTCGTTGTTCTTATGTCTTATTTTGTTTCATCAATAGGCTTCTGGGTCTATCTATTTACAAAAAAAGAAGCAGGCAAAAAGTTAGGTTTTAGTTTTTACGGTATTGGATTTCTGCTACAGCTTACTTACATAGGTATGAAAGATATTCAGGCAAAAAGTTTCGCTATGGCAACAGAAAGGGAACTTCCCTTTTTTCTTGCATTTATTATCGCTATTGTTTTCTTTGGTCTTGCATGGAAATACAAGAGACAGTTGAGGGA
Proteins encoded in this window:
- a CDS encoding thioredoxin domain-containing protein codes for the protein MPNRLINEKSPYLRQHAYNPVNWYPWSKEAFEKAKREDKPVFLSIGYSTCHWCHVMEKESFEDEEIADILNKHFISIKVDREERPDIDSIYMNVCMMMTGRGGWPLTVFLTPDKKPFYAGTYFPKESSYTRIGLKDLLLNIAELWQKDREKLINRADQIIHHLQDYGRVTEGKINPNIEHMLYEKLKDMFDPYYGGFGRKPKFPVPHNLLFLNRYHYKSKKQNAVEMVKHTLKSMRLGGIYDHVGFGFHRYSTDERWFLPHFEKMLYDQGMLLMAYAEGYFLTGENLFRETVDEIFQYLTREMLSLEGGFYSAEDADSEGEEGKFYVWSYEELKQIIKEDFRLFETIFNITLEGNYREEHTGKPTGKNILYMKKTVKELARELKISEEELKDKIENWRKRLFSERKKRVHPLKDTKILTDWNGLVIAGLSVASGIDKKYLKTARKAVDFILKNMKQSDGRLLHRYKDGVAEIDGFLSDYAYFIWGLIELYEKSFEEKYLIEAVNFTETVIKHFYDSKGGFFDTPDFGEELIVRPKESYDGAIPSANSVMVYNLFRLYRLTGNILYKNLAEKSLDCFSEKINSIPSGYSMMVLAHMWQTTPGRDIVITGERAEEITDRLIRKFAPFDTVIVKKNSQIDSISSHFKNIQPSKELKVYLCENFSCSSPLTDIREIEEKLIEKS